The segment atttatttatatatatatatacacacacacacacacacacactaaaatgttttgggttttttttctaatagGATCCCGGTGTGGACAGCACAGTACTGCCACCAGGCACATATGTTAAAGTCTCTGGAAATCTGCGCTCTTTTCAGGTTTGCATATTAAATCTTTCTGACCGTGTATGTTATAAGTCATTGACTGGACAAATGTAGTTCTACTCTTTTGAAAGTAATCTAGTGTGTCTTGTTGGTCTCAGAACCATAGATCTGTTGTAGCGTTTAGTGTCAGACCCCTGGAGGACATGAATGAGATCACATCACACATGCTGGAGGTGGTCCACGCTCACATGGCACTCTGTAAACCTCAGTCTATGgtcagacttgtttttttttttcttattattatttgtgatcatACAAGACACATATGCAGTTGCACTGTATTCCAATCTCAAGGTCTTTTTGCTTAATGCTGtggttttatgttgttgttttttaatttgtttttcagaCCAATGCAGGGGGAATGAACAGCAGCATAACAGCCATGTCTCGAACAAATGTGGGGAACATGGGAACTATGGGAGGAATAGGTGGAGGCTATCCAGGAGCAAACAACATGGCCAACAATGGGTTAAGTGCAAGTCAGAATCAGGTGAGCTATGACATGGACGGTGTTTAACACAGCAATtcattggacaaatcttactGTAACCAAGCTTCTCTATAGCCTAAAATGGTAAATCGGTTTAATTTAAGAATTTTTACAATATACTGGACTGGGACAAACCtgatttttcacaattacacaaaaaagtttaatatAGTTATTTATAGACCTGTGTTTAGATGCAACTTTCAGATGTTACACTCGTGCACAGAATACATACTCCTCAAATGTATGTGCAAATTAACAAATATAATGAGATTTGCTGAACATTTTGTGTCTTTACATAGTAATGAGTCCTGTtaataatgcatttaaataaaacacttctTTTTTCTCAGGTGTTAAGTTTGATAAGAAGTTGTCCAGATCAACAAGGCATCAGCATTCAAGACATAAAACAGCGACTCAGTGGCATGAGCATCAATATCATAAagtatgtaatatttgtttcaGCACCAATTTGCTTTGGGGATCTGGCCGCATTTGCCAGAATAACTCACCCTAAGATCAGGAAATTTATGCTGGTGTCTGCAAAGTGCAACCTAAACCATAACTACTGTAATCATTCAATACATTCACATGGGCTCAATTTCTAATGTGTTCACAGGCAAGCGGTGGAATTCCTGAGCAACGAGGGGCATATTTTTTCCACCATTGATGAAGACCACTATAAGTCAACAGACAATGATGAATAGACCtgattctgttttaaaacttgtgtgtgtatattcaCTTGAACTAAAGGGCATGAAGTAGACTCTTAGGTCCTTCAGTTCACACATCCTGTATTAATGGCTGCTTCTACTATTTTGTGATTTCCCCCAAGGCTTGTAAAGCATTTATTGTTAATTTAACTTCCTCTTTACACAAAGCAATTAGTAATTTTACCATGATGGACATGTAAGTACTAGTGTTTATCTTTAGGAAATGAcattttgtcaaaataaaatgtacaattcTGTTTCTAGTAAAAGTTAGTACTTTTAAGCAAATTCTAATAAAAGTACATGTATGGTGTCACTACCTCCATTTGTAGAACATTTATTAATACAATGTTATCTCAGAATTTTACATAAACATCTATAACTGAACTATCAAGCatgcattttcagttttttgttagCGCAGTAAGTAGCCAACCACATTTCCTGGGGTTTTGCATTTTTCAGTGGTTTTGGTCTTTTACTTGATGTGTTCTATGTTCCCCCAAACAGTTTGTACTGGTGTGCACATTGTCCATTTGATTACTTGAAGAAGAAAACACTCTCTTGTGCTTTCTTTATGACTGTGGTAAATTCCTCCACAGTCTCATAGTCATGTTCACTGTCCACGTCCACATCTGCTGCTGTTTTCAATGGTGCTGAGGAGAGAATATTGACAAATTAGGAGTAGATGTAACCAACTGTTTTTATTCCCTCCAATTTAAGACTTCAGAAAGTTGGATTAAAAAGCTTAGTAAAAAGTGACTACAAGAAATCTCTGTAAATGAGatgattttaaattgtaattgagAACAATTCTAGCCATGCAATTGTATACAATGCATCATGTTATCTGTGTTACTGTGTAGGTTAGAGTACCAGTCAGCCATCCCTTAGCTCTGTCTCACTGCTGGCTCTACAAATCGCCTACTCTCATTGGCCCAAGCTCGGAGAAAATACGTATTACTGTTAGAACTGAATTAGGTTTTCACATCATACTGTTTTCACTCTTCTCTTAAGTACATTCCTGATAGCTGTACTTCTAACCTACGTATTCGTCACTGCACCAATAATGGTGCCAACACAGTTTATTACTATATTTGGGTAAATGTCAGTCCTAATTTAACATTACATCCAGTCACTATGCAACCTCAGAGTGCAATAGAGATGTGTGCGTGAGGCCGATCACTTCCTATCtgagcataaaaaaaaatatgctttttttgTCCCCAGTTGAACTTGTAACAAAATGCAGCCTTTACCTTTTTTAAtggaatcttgcattttaacatAGGTGTTCGGCTGTGCTTTCCTTGTCGTTGTTGCCGGTGTTGTTGGGGTTTTGGGTGGAACAACTGGGGGATGCTCATCATCATCCTGCAAAATTAGAGGAAGTTGGCAACATTAGGTGTGACATGCTATTAAGTTGTGAACAGAAAAAGGGAAGTTCATAGTAGCTGAGGGCATTTTTTATGACAATGACTCTAACTATTGACTTTACTATTCTTGGTTTCTTAATACTTACCGGAGCTGGGGGGGCTGGTGGTCTCTTTTTCCAACTTAAAGTTAAATCAGCTAATTCTTTAGATGGCGCAGTTTCAGCTTTGTTTTTGGATTTCTTCTTGGACTTTTTGATGGATTTTGAAGTGGACACATTCCTCTTTGGTGGGCGAGGTGGTGGGGTTACATCTGCAGTGGTTTGTTTTCGAAACTCATAAAGAAACTCGTCTGTTACTTCTGTCACCGTTTCCACACGGCACTTTGGAGGGTGATCTCTTGGCCATGGTAGACATTCATTGGTAAAATATACTGACATTGAAAGCCATTTGGATGGAATATCAAAACATTGACCGGGGCAATTTAGAAAACTTGCTTGGATTACAGGCTCTACCATGGCAGCCTCTATTCTGAGATTTGATGTTGCAAGTGGGTCATTCTCAAGTTCAGAATCTTTGGTCACTACTTTGACATCCATTGGCAGGCTAAATTCCTTCCCCAAGTCTTtcaatttgtactttttgttatcAGCTAGCACCTCCACAAAATTACCCTGCATATACATTGGCAAATACATCTCTTCCTTGCCGACTATGTTgatttcttcctcttcctcatcatcttcatcagctTGTCGATAGCATAAAAGTGCCTCAACCGTCTGCCTTTGTTTATCATCCTGTGCATTTGGGAGCTCCATTCTTTCACAGCGCACTATCTCAAGATGCTCACCCACACTCAAAGCGGGGACACCCTCTTCCTCAATTTCCTCACAGTTCCTTGTCACACTGACCTTTAACCCTGGTACGTTGACCGAAGCGGCATACACCTCATAGACGGAGCTAAACTCTCGTGGTCTTCTTTTGAATCGACCAGCATAATGTTGTGACACTAAGAAGTACTGCTGTGCCTTCCTGCTCTTCAGGTTGGATATCAGAACCAAAGCAGTGGAACCTTTTTTGTGGAAAATgagtttgttctgtgttttaagTTCAGATAACCAGTTGCACTTGAACATGGCCCGACTTCCGGGGCCTTCGAGTATTTCCACTACAGCAGGGAAGTTCTCATCAGGCTGGGAGAGGATCTCGGTTAGATTGAGAGGGGTTACAAAATCCGCTTTGCAAATATCTGTGACATCAATGACATCCACCTCTAAACTGGATGGAAACTTCAGAATATTTTTTCTTACTGTAAGAAAACGAAAGCAAAACAAATTACCAGAACAAATGAAGTATAAAAATAGTTACTTCTGCAAGCCACACTTCCTTTGTGCTTTCTTAGACTTCAGTTCACTTAATGTTAAGATGTTGCTACATCTATCACCTTTTATATGT is part of the Periophthalmus magnuspinnatus isolate fPerMag1 chromosome 16, fPerMag1.2.pri, whole genome shotgun sequence genome and harbors:
- the themis2 gene encoding protein THEMIS2; the encoded protein is MAGITLPLEEYCASLDGNCLPKILQVCSGVYFQGSIYEISGSEVCFSTGDLIKVIGIELQSVSCEDVSNSNRFELPIQHTGLFKIVPEQMPYSTVDEMMRLRPIGLESSLPFTFTSRTKITIGDFTLSPGKELTVRCFEQLEDGNECIRCFVRGQQEASAEVCIPLSTKGEFYECESEECFSLSEIMTSSSLRSRRFCFANTTKSKQPLLFTPVYQIHAIMNLRKNILKFPSSLEVDVIDVTDICKADFVTPLNLTEILSQPDENFPAVVEILEGPGSRAMFKCNWLSELKTQNKLIFHKKGSTALVLISNLKSRKAQQYFLVSQHYAGRFKRRPREFSSVYEVYAASVNVPGLKVSVTRNCEEIEEEGVPALSVGEHLEIVRCERMELPNAQDDKQRQTVEALLCYRQADEDDEEEEEINIVGKEEMYLPMYMQGNFVEVLADNKKYKLKDLGKEFSLPMDVKVVTKDSELENDPLATSNLRIEAAMVEPVIQASFLNCPGQCFDIPSKWLSMSVYFTNECLPWPRDHPPKCRVETVTEVTDEFLYEFRKQTTADVTPPPRPPKRNVSTSKSIKKSKKKSKNKAETAPSKELADLTLSWKKRPPAPPAPDDDEHPPVVPPKTPTTPATTTRKAQPNTYVKMQDSIKKAPLKTAADVDVDSEHDYETVEEFTTVIKKAQESVFFFK
- the rpa2 gene encoding replication protein A 32 kDa subunit, whose protein sequence is MWNQGGYADTTMAGGYTQSPGGFASPSLTQGGEKKGRTRATQIIPCTVSQLMSASQADESFKVGDVEVAQVTIVGIIRSTDKSMTNIQYKVDDMTGAPMDVKQWVDTEDPGVDSTVLPPGTYVKVSGNLRSFQNHRSVVAFSVRPLEDMNEITSHMLEVVHAHMALCKPQSMTNAGGMNSSITAMSRTNVGNMGTMGGIGGGYPGANNMANNGLSASQNQVLSLIRSCPDQQGISIQDIKQRLSGMSINIIKQAVEFLSNEGHIFSTIDEDHYKSTDNDE